The Tenebrio molitor chromosome 5, icTenMoli1.1, whole genome shotgun sequence genome has a segment encoding these proteins:
- the LOC138131442 gene encoding probable multidrug resistance-associated protein lethal(2)03659 isoform X4 has product MKSDEEEAEKPEHPQKNANWLSLVTFWYTIKIFQQGKRRDFDENDLTKPLDEHRSAKLGEKLSILWSEEVRRAKKNQEIPNLTKVIFKCFIKDILLQGTFLFLMEVPIRLCQPIFLGLLLRYFNPDNSESKEPLHPPMFIMRLFEYWNQKQSPIQVEEAYLFASGVLFCSLVNVMVLHPCMMAVMHVGMKVRVACCSLIYRKTLRLDLVSLSGPTVGNVVNLMSNDVNRFDLALLYLHYIWIAPLQMLLCLLFMYQEVEIAAVCGISAILAFIPLQAWFGNRTSTFRLKTAMRTDERVRQMNEIIQGMQVIKMYTWEYAFAHQIHELRRMEMIVLRATSYIRGAIMSFIMFTTRFAIFLTVLAIVLRDRPITAEKVFVITSYYQILRQTMTLFFPYAIAQIAETNVAITRIKRFLLMSETTVGDPTPLSPHWKRYSKQESEKSGDPKISLINVSAKIDDEVCLQNVSLEIQSGELTAVIGQVGSGKTALLNVVLGEMQPCLGNVAVNGVVSYAAQEPWLFAGSVRQNILFGREFEKQRYYAVVRACALVRDFQLLPFGDQTIVGEKGISLSGGQRARINLARAVYKRADIYLLDDPLSAVDSQVGKHLFDKCISEFLSDKIVILVTHQLQFLSEVNKVVLMDEGKIEAEGSYQFLETSGLNFAEFLRNQLAVDAPEPEIAAPISKVDTILKDLHIQSSLSLNVIDIEGLKYAPQHEVAEMRTQGSVECLIYKEYFKAGGNCCLITTMLTLFVSAQLLASGGDFFLSEWINIEEQQTLVTKANGTTLLFGDLDSSVSILIYSIIIALTMIVALTRSFVFFTVCMRASVNLHDRMFNSIITASMQFFNTNTSGRILNRFSKDLGAIDELLPNAMIDCAQIMLNLVGAAVVVTSVNYYLLIPTFIMCIMFYFLRAYYIRTSRTVKRLEGISRSPVFAHLNATIQGLSTIRSNGAEVVLTHEFDKLQDDHSSAWFMFIATSRAFGYWLDIICACYIGIIAYSFLIFSNSGSKVGLAITQAIGLTGLFQWGMKQSAELENQMTSVERVLEYTRVEHEPDLKSVSDSFCFLVVTSLVQMPDKKPPPDWPESGRIEFQNLVMRYKPTDPPVLKSLNFVIQPQEKIGIVGRTGAGKSSLIAALFRLAYFEGSVLVDSVNTTDIGLHDLRQKISIIPQVTLFRELAAFTADIPGAGSLLGNSPLQHGPLPKVRRRVHPASFDRRREQSGSGRRTRLSEAPRLGGRRQHKRRRTPDGLSGARGVAPEQDPGSGRGHRQRRPQDRQVHPDHDQAKIRLLHGSDNSAQTAHHHGLRPGDGDGRRQRRRVRPPPPTPAKQIRVFDAHGRENRQGHVEEPAGDRQRELRTKTNEIVTLHNIVI; this is encoded by the exons ATGAAATCGGACGAAGAGGAAGCCGAGAAGCCGGAGCATCCGCAGAAGAATGCGAACTGGCTCTCTCTCGTCACCTTTTGGTACACTATCAAGATATTCCAGCAAGGAAAGCGTCGAGACTTCGACGAGAACGACCTTACCAAGCCCCTCGACGAACACAGGTCGGCCAAGCTAGGCGAGAAGTTGTCGATCCTCTGGAGCGAAGAAGTGCGACGAGCCAAGAAAAACCAAGAAATACCGAATCTGACCAAAGTCATTTTCAAATGCTTCATCAAGGACATATTGTTGCAAGGCACGTTCTTGTTCCTGATGGAGGTGCCGATCCGCCTCTGTCAACCCATTTTCCTAGGTCTACTCCTGCGGTATTTCAACCCGGACAACTCCGAAAGCAAAGAACC CCTGCACCCGCCCATGTTCATAATGCGCCTCTTCGAGTACTGGAACCAGAAGCAAAGCCCCATCCAGGTGGAAGAAGCGTATCTGTTCGCTTCGGGAGTGCTCTTCTGCAGCCTGGTGAACGTGATGGTGCTCCACCCGTGCATGATGGCCGTGATGCACGTCGGCATGAAAGTGCGAGTGGCGTGCTGTTCCCTCATCTACAGGAAGACGCTCCGACTGGATCTGGTGTCGCTGTCGGGTCCCACCGTGGGCAACGTCGTCAATCTCATGTCCAACGACGTCAACCGATTCGACCTCGCTCTGCTTTATCTTCACTACATCTGGATAGCGCCCCTGCAGATGCTCCTCTGCTTGTTGTTCATGTACCAGGAGGTGGAGATCGCGGCGGTCTGCGGGATATCCGCCATTTTGGCCTTCATTCCGCTTCAAG CCTGGTTCGGCAATCGCACCTCCACTTTTCGCCTCAAGACGGCGATGAGGACCGACGAGAGAGTCAGACAAATGAACGAGATCATCCAAGGGATGCAAGTCATCAAGATGTACACGTGGGAGTACGCGTTCGCGCACCAAATCCACGAGCTGCGAAG GATGGAGATGATCGTGTTGAGGGCCACGTCTTACATCAGAGGGGCCATCATGTCGTTCATCATGTTCACCACGAGATTCGCCATCTTCTTGACGGTCTTGGCCATAGTCTTGAGAGACCGGCCCATCACAGCCGAAAAAGTCTTCGTCATCACGTCTTACTACCAAATCTTGCGACAGACCATGACTCTCTTTTTTCCTTACGCTATTGCGCAGATCGCGGAGACCAACGTTGCCATAACACGAATCAAACGGTTTCTCTTGATGTCCGAGACGACCGTGGGGGACCCCACTCCGCTCAGTCCCCACTGGAAGCGCTACTCGAAGCAGGAGTCCGAAAAGAGCGGCGACCCCAAGATCTCCCTGATCAACGTGTCCGCCAAGATCGACGACGAGGTCTGTCTGCAGAACGTGTCGTTGGAGATCCAGTCCGGGGAGTTGACCGCCGTGATCGGCCAAGTCGGCTCCGGGAAGACCGCCCTCTTGAACGTGGTCCTGGGGGAGATGCAGCCCTGTCTCGGAAACGTCGCGGTTAACGGGGTGGTGTCGTACGCCGCGCAAGAGCCGTGGCTGTTTGCCGGTTCGGTCCGGCAAAACATTCTCTTCGGGAGGGAGTTCGAGAAGCAGAGGTACTACGCGGTGGTGAGGGCCTGCGCTTTGGTCAGAGACTTCCAGCTGTTGCCCTTCGGCGACCAGACCATCGTCGGGGAAAAGGGAATTTCGCTGAGCGGGGGCCAAAGGGCCAGGATCAACCTCGCCAGAGCCGTGTACAAGAGAGCCGACATCTACCTCCTGGACGACCCCCTCAGCGCGGTGGACTCCCAAGTGGGGAAACACCTGTTCGACAAGTGCATCAGCGAGTTCTTGTCCGACAAGATCGTGATTTTGGTCACGCACCAGTTGCAGTTCTTGAGCGAGGTCAACAAAGTGGTGTTGATGGACGAGGGCAAGATCGAAGCGGAAGGCTCGTACCAGTTCCTCGAAACCAGCGGCTTGAATTTCGCCGAGTTTTTGCGAAACCAGCTGGCGGTGGACGCCCCCGAGCCTGAGATCGCCGCCCCCATAAGCAAAGTCGACACGATATTGAAGGATCTCCACATCCAGAGCAGCTTGAGTCTGAACGTGATCGACATCGAGGGACTCAAA TACGCACCGCAGCACGAGGTGGCCGAGATGAGGACCCAAGGCTCGGTCGAGTGCCTCATCTACAAAGAGTACTTCAAAGCTGGAGGGAACTGCTGCCTCATCACTACGATGTTAACGTTGTTCGTGTCGGCGCAGCTCCTCGCCAGCGGCGGAGACTTCTTCCTCTCGGAATG GATCAACATCGAGGAGCAGCAAACGCTCGTAACCAAAGCCAACGGAACTACCTTGCTGTTCGGCGATCTGGACTCGAGCGTCTCCATCCTCATCTACTCGATCATAATCGCCTTGACCATGATCGTGGCCTTGACGCGCtcctttgtttttttcacGGTGTGCATGAGAGCTTCGGTCAA TTTGCATGATCGCATGTTCAACAGCATCATCACGGCGTCGATGCAGTTCTTCAACACCAACACCTCGGGCCGGATTCTGAATCGCTTCTCCAAAGACCTGGGGGCCATAGACGAGTTGCTGCCGAACGCGATGATCGACTGCGCTCAGATCATGCTGAATCTGGTGGGGGCGGCTGTTGTGGTGACGTCCGTCAACTACTACCTCCTCATCCCGACGTTCATCATGTGCATCATGTTTTACTTCTTGAGGGCGTACTACATCCGCACCAGCAGAACCGTCAAGCGGCTGGAAGGGATAA GCAGGAGTCCGGTTTTCGCCCATCTGAACGCCACCATTCAAGGGTTGTCGACCATCCGGTCCAACGGAGCCGAGGTAGTGTTGACTCACGAGTTCGACAAGTTGCAAGACGACCACTCCAGCGCCTGGTTCATGTTCATCGCCACCTCCAGAGCTTTCGGGTACTGGCTCGACATAATCTGCGCCTGCTACATAGGAATCATAGCGTACAGCTTTCTGATATTTT CCAACAGTGGAAGCAAAGTCGGTCTGGCTATCACTCAAGCGATCGGCTTGACCGGATTGTTTCAGTGGGGCATGAAACAATCCGCGGAGCTCGAGAACCAGATGACGTCGGTCGAGAGAGTGCTGGAGTACACCCGAGTGGAGCACGAGCCAGACCTGAAATCGGTAAGCGacagtttttgttttctgGTTGTGACGAGTCTTGTGCAGATGCCTGACAAAAAGCCGCCTCCGGATTGGCCCGAGAGCGGCAGGATCGAGTTCCAGAACCTGGTGATGCGGTACAAGCCGACCGACCCTCCGGTGCTCAAGTCCCTCAATTTCGTGATCCAGCCGCAGGAGAAG ATCGGGATTGTAGGTAGGACAGGTGCCGGGAAGTCCTCGCTGATCGCGGCGTTGTTCAGACTGGCCTACTTCGAGGGGTCCGTCTTGGTCGACAGCGTCAACACCACCGACATCGGCCTGCACGACCTCCGACAGAAGATCTCGATCATACCCCAGGTGACGCTTTTCCGCGAGCTCGCAGCTTTTACCGCCGACATTCCAGGAGCCGGTTCTCTTCTCGGGAACTCTCCGCTACAACATGGACCCCTTCCAAAAGTACGACGACGAGTCCATCCTGCAAGCTTTGACCGTCGTCGAGAGCAAAGCGGCTCTGGTCGAAGGACTCG GTTGTCTGAAGCACCACGTCTCGGAGGGCGGCGTCAACATAAGCGTCGGCGAACGCCAGATGGTCTGTCTGGCGCGCGCGGTGTTGCGCCAGAACAAGATCCTGGTTCTGGACGAGGCCACCGCCAACGTCGACCCCAAGACCGACAAGTTCATCCAGACCACGATCAGGCAAAAATTCGCCTCTTGCACGGTTCTGACAATAGCGCACAGACTGCACACCATCATGGACTCCGACCGGGTGATGGTGATGGACGCCGGCAACGCCGTAGAGTTCGACCACCCCCACCTACTCCTGCAAAACAGATTCGGGTTTTTGACGCGCATGGTAGAGAAAACCGGCAAGGCCATGTCGAGGAACCTGCGGGAGATCGCCAAAGAG
- the LOC138131442 gene encoding probable multidrug resistance-associated protein lethal(2)03659 isoform X9, with protein sequence MKSDEEEAEKPEHPQKNANWLSLVTFWYTIKIFQQGKRRDFDENDLTKPLDEHRSAKLGEKLSILWSEEVRRAKKNQEIPNLTKVIFKCFIKDILLQGTFLFLMEVPIRLCQPIFLGLLLRYFNPDNSESKEPLHPPMFIMRLFEYWNQKQSPIQVEEAYLFASGVLFCSLVNVMVLHPCMMAVMHVGMKVRVACCSLIYRKTLRLDLVSLSGPTVGNVVNLMSNDVNRFDLALLYLHYIWIAPLQMLLCLLFMYQEVEIAAVCGISAILAFIPLQAWFGNRTSTFRLKTAMRTDERVRQMNEIIQGMQVIKMYTWEYAFAHQIHELRRMEMIVLRATSYIRGAIMSFIMFTTRFAIFLTVLAIVLRDRPITAEKVFVITSYYQILRQTMTLFFPYAIAQIAETNVAITRIKRFLLMSETTVGDPTPLSPHWKRYSKQESEKSGDPKISLINVSAKIDDEVCLQNVSLEIQSGELTAVIGQVGSGKTALLNVVLGEMQPCLGNVAVNGVVSYAAQEPWLFAGSVRQNILFGREFEKQRYYAVVRACALVRDFQLLPFGDQTIVGEKGISLSGGQRARINLARAVYKRADIYLLDDPLSAVDSQVGKHLFDKCISEFLSDKIVILVTHQLQFLSEVNKVVLMDEGKIEAEGSYQFLETSGLNFAEFLRNQLAVDAPEPEIAAPISKVDTILKDLHIQSSLSLNVIDIEGLKYAPQHEVAEMRTQGSVECLIYKEYFKAGGNCCLITTMLTLFVSAQLLASGGDFFLSEWINIEEQQTLVTKANGTTLLFGDLDSSVSILIYSIIIALTMIVALTRSFVFFTVCMRASVNLHDRMFNSIITASMQFFNTNTSGRILNRFSKDLGAIDELLPNAMIDCAQIMLNLVGAAVVVTSVNYYLLIPTFIMCIMFYFLRAYYIRTSRTVKRLEGISRSPVFAHLNATIQGLSTIRSNGAEVVLTHEFDKLQDDHSSAWFMFIATSRAFGYWLDIICACYIGIIAYSFLIFSNSGSKVGLAITQAIGLTGLFQWGMKQSAELENQMTSVERVLEYTRVEHEPDLKSVSDSFCFLVVTSLVQMPDKKPPPDWPESGRIEFQNLVMRYKPTDPPVLKSLNFVIQPQEKVGQVPGSPR encoded by the exons ATGAAATCGGACGAAGAGGAAGCCGAGAAGCCGGAGCATCCGCAGAAGAATGCGAACTGGCTCTCTCTCGTCACCTTTTGGTACACTATCAAGATATTCCAGCAAGGAAAGCGTCGAGACTTCGACGAGAACGACCTTACCAAGCCCCTCGACGAACACAGGTCGGCCAAGCTAGGCGAGAAGTTGTCGATCCTCTGGAGCGAAGAAGTGCGACGAGCCAAGAAAAACCAAGAAATACCGAATCTGACCAAAGTCATTTTCAAATGCTTCATCAAGGACATATTGTTGCAAGGCACGTTCTTGTTCCTGATGGAGGTGCCGATCCGCCTCTGTCAACCCATTTTCCTAGGTCTACTCCTGCGGTATTTCAACCCGGACAACTCCGAAAGCAAAGAACC CCTGCACCCGCCCATGTTCATAATGCGCCTCTTCGAGTACTGGAACCAGAAGCAAAGCCCCATCCAGGTGGAAGAAGCGTATCTGTTCGCTTCGGGAGTGCTCTTCTGCAGCCTGGTGAACGTGATGGTGCTCCACCCGTGCATGATGGCCGTGATGCACGTCGGCATGAAAGTGCGAGTGGCGTGCTGTTCCCTCATCTACAGGAAGACGCTCCGACTGGATCTGGTGTCGCTGTCGGGTCCCACCGTGGGCAACGTCGTCAATCTCATGTCCAACGACGTCAACCGATTCGACCTCGCTCTGCTTTATCTTCACTACATCTGGATAGCGCCCCTGCAGATGCTCCTCTGCTTGTTGTTCATGTACCAGGAGGTGGAGATCGCGGCGGTCTGCGGGATATCCGCCATTTTGGCCTTCATTCCGCTTCAAG CCTGGTTCGGCAATCGCACCTCCACTTTTCGCCTCAAGACGGCGATGAGGACCGACGAGAGAGTCAGACAAATGAACGAGATCATCCAAGGGATGCAAGTCATCAAGATGTACACGTGGGAGTACGCGTTCGCGCACCAAATCCACGAGCTGCGAAG GATGGAGATGATCGTGTTGAGGGCCACGTCTTACATCAGAGGGGCCATCATGTCGTTCATCATGTTCACCACGAGATTCGCCATCTTCTTGACGGTCTTGGCCATAGTCTTGAGAGACCGGCCCATCACAGCCGAAAAAGTCTTCGTCATCACGTCTTACTACCAAATCTTGCGACAGACCATGACTCTCTTTTTTCCTTACGCTATTGCGCAGATCGCGGAGACCAACGTTGCCATAACACGAATCAAACGGTTTCTCTTGATGTCCGAGACGACCGTGGGGGACCCCACTCCGCTCAGTCCCCACTGGAAGCGCTACTCGAAGCAGGAGTCCGAAAAGAGCGGCGACCCCAAGATCTCCCTGATCAACGTGTCCGCCAAGATCGACGACGAGGTCTGTCTGCAGAACGTGTCGTTGGAGATCCAGTCCGGGGAGTTGACCGCCGTGATCGGCCAAGTCGGCTCCGGGAAGACCGCCCTCTTGAACGTGGTCCTGGGGGAGATGCAGCCCTGTCTCGGAAACGTCGCGGTTAACGGGGTGGTGTCGTACGCCGCGCAAGAGCCGTGGCTGTTTGCCGGTTCGGTCCGGCAAAACATTCTCTTCGGGAGGGAGTTCGAGAAGCAGAGGTACTACGCGGTGGTGAGGGCCTGCGCTTTGGTCAGAGACTTCCAGCTGTTGCCCTTCGGCGACCAGACCATCGTCGGGGAAAAGGGAATTTCGCTGAGCGGGGGCCAAAGGGCCAGGATCAACCTCGCCAGAGCCGTGTACAAGAGAGCCGACATCTACCTCCTGGACGACCCCCTCAGCGCGGTGGACTCCCAAGTGGGGAAACACCTGTTCGACAAGTGCATCAGCGAGTTCTTGTCCGACAAGATCGTGATTTTGGTCACGCACCAGTTGCAGTTCTTGAGCGAGGTCAACAAAGTGGTGTTGATGGACGAGGGCAAGATCGAAGCGGAAGGCTCGTACCAGTTCCTCGAAACCAGCGGCTTGAATTTCGCCGAGTTTTTGCGAAACCAGCTGGCGGTGGACGCCCCCGAGCCTGAGATCGCCGCCCCCATAAGCAAAGTCGACACGATATTGAAGGATCTCCACATCCAGAGCAGCTTGAGTCTGAACGTGATCGACATCGAGGGACTCAAA TACGCACCGCAGCACGAGGTGGCCGAGATGAGGACCCAAGGCTCGGTCGAGTGCCTCATCTACAAAGAGTACTTCAAAGCTGGAGGGAACTGCTGCCTCATCACTACGATGTTAACGTTGTTCGTGTCGGCGCAGCTCCTCGCCAGCGGCGGAGACTTCTTCCTCTCGGAATG GATCAACATCGAGGAGCAGCAAACGCTCGTAACCAAAGCCAACGGAACTACCTTGCTGTTCGGCGATCTGGACTCGAGCGTCTCCATCCTCATCTACTCGATCATAATCGCCTTGACCATGATCGTGGCCTTGACGCGCtcctttgtttttttcacGGTGTGCATGAGAGCTTCGGTCAA TTTGCATGATCGCATGTTCAACAGCATCATCACGGCGTCGATGCAGTTCTTCAACACCAACACCTCGGGCCGGATTCTGAATCGCTTCTCCAAAGACCTGGGGGCCATAGACGAGTTGCTGCCGAACGCGATGATCGACTGCGCTCAGATCATGCTGAATCTGGTGGGGGCGGCTGTTGTGGTGACGTCCGTCAACTACTACCTCCTCATCCCGACGTTCATCATGTGCATCATGTTTTACTTCTTGAGGGCGTACTACATCCGCACCAGCAGAACCGTCAAGCGGCTGGAAGGGATAA GCAGGAGTCCGGTTTTCGCCCATCTGAACGCCACCATTCAAGGGTTGTCGACCATCCGGTCCAACGGAGCCGAGGTAGTGTTGACTCACGAGTTCGACAAGTTGCAAGACGACCACTCCAGCGCCTGGTTCATGTTCATCGCCACCTCCAGAGCTTTCGGGTACTGGCTCGACATAATCTGCGCCTGCTACATAGGAATCATAGCGTACAGCTTTCTGATATTTT CCAACAGTGGAAGCAAAGTCGGTCTGGCTATCACTCAAGCGATCGGCTTGACCGGATTGTTTCAGTGGGGCATGAAACAATCCGCGGAGCTCGAGAACCAGATGACGTCGGTCGAGAGAGTGCTGGAGTACACCCGAGTGGAGCACGAGCCAGACCTGAAATCGGTAAGCGacagtttttgttttctgGTTGTGACGAGTCTTGTGCAGATGCCTGACAAAAAGCCGCCTCCGGATTGGCCCGAGAGCGGCAGGATCGAGTTCCAGAACCTGGTGATGCGGTACAAGCCGACCGACCCTCCGGTGCTCAAGTCCCTCAATTTCGTGATCCAGCCGCAGGAGAAG GTAGGACAGGTGCCGGGAAGTCCTCGCTGA